In one Methylocaldum szegediense genomic region, the following are encoded:
- a CDS encoding glutamate--cysteine ligase family protein, protein MGQEIARARFSDADFDVFRQRLLEETALLDRYVRRGMCSSRGPITGFELESWLVDSEMNPAPVNAAFLERFGDAQACPELAKFNVEFNSEPQVLSGSVLSLLHLELADLWRKASSAAESLGVALVAIGILPTVPAAVLNLSNISELNRFRALNEQILSARRQEPLKLDISGHQHLAVKHQDVMLESAATSFQIHLQVPLERVRDYFNTAVLVSAPLVAVSANSPFLFGKDLWAETRIPLFEQAVDVGGFREASQGPLHRVGFGSGYARRVITEIFEENFEHYPVLLPILSETPPDRFAHLRLHNGTIWRWNRPLVGFDPDGCPHIRVEHRVIPAGPSIVDMIANAAFFYGLMEALANEPGEPLIPFAQAKDNFYQSARYGLGAHVVWRGGVKLPIKSWLLYELLPKAETGLRRLALAEADIARFLSIIEQRIVSGQTGSEWQRRFIAKHPGEFSTMTREYLTCQKSGEPVHRWPL, encoded by the coding sequence ATGGGACAAGAGATAGCGAGAGCCCGGTTCTCCGATGCCGATTTCGATGTTTTTCGCCAGCGCTTGCTAGAGGAAACGGCGTTGCTCGATCGCTATGTCCGCAGGGGCATGTGTTCGTCACGGGGGCCGATCACCGGGTTCGAGCTGGAATCGTGGCTGGTCGATTCCGAGATGAATCCCGCGCCGGTCAACGCCGCGTTTCTGGAACGTTTCGGTGACGCGCAGGCCTGCCCGGAACTCGCTAAGTTCAATGTGGAATTTAACAGCGAGCCGCAGGTCCTTAGCGGGTCTGTACTTTCGTTGCTTCATCTCGAATTGGCCGACCTCTGGCGAAAGGCTAGTTCGGCAGCAGAATCTCTGGGCGTCGCTCTAGTGGCGATCGGAATACTGCCGACGGTGCCGGCGGCGGTACTCAATCTGAGCAATATTTCCGAACTGAACCGGTTTCGGGCGCTGAACGAGCAGATTTTATCGGCACGCCGTCAGGAGCCGTTGAAGCTCGACATTTCCGGCCATCAGCATCTCGCGGTCAAACACCAGGATGTGATGCTGGAATCGGCGGCGACATCGTTTCAGATTCACCTCCAGGTTCCGCTTGAGAGGGTCAGGGATTATTTCAATACCGCCGTTCTGGTTTCTGCACCGCTAGTGGCGGTTTCTGCCAATTCTCCCTTCCTGTTCGGAAAGGATCTCTGGGCCGAAACCCGAATACCCTTGTTCGAGCAAGCGGTCGATGTCGGGGGCTTCCGCGAGGCTAGTCAGGGGCCCTTGCATCGGGTCGGTTTCGGCAGCGGTTATGCCCGGCGTGTGATTACGGAGATCTTCGAGGAGAATTTCGAGCATTATCCGGTTTTATTGCCGATTCTGTCGGAAACACCGCCTGATCGATTCGCCCATTTGCGTCTGCACAACGGCACCATTTGGCGCTGGAATCGCCCCCTGGTGGGTTTCGATCCTGATGGCTGTCCGCACATTCGAGTCGAACATCGAGTCATTCCGGCAGGCCCTAGCATTGTGGATATGATCGCCAACGCGGCATTCTTTTACGGTCTGATGGAAGCGCTTGCGAACGAGCCCGGCGAGCCGTTGATTCCGTTCGCTCAAGCCAAGGATAATTTTTACCAGTCGGCTCGATACGGCTTGGGGGCGCATGTGGTTTGGCGTGGCGGGGTAAAGCTGCCGATCAAGTCATGGCTGCTATATGAACTGCTGCCAAAAGCGGAAACCGGCTTGAGACGATTGGCGTTGGCGGAAGCGGATATCGCTCGTTTCTTAAGTATTATTGAGCAGCGGATCGTGTCCGGCCAGACCGGCAGCGAATGGCAACGTCGCTTCATAGCGAAACATCCCGGGGAATTTTCGACCATGACTCGCGAGTATCTGACTTGCCAGAAGAGCGGGGAGCCGGTTCATCGGTGGCCGCTCTGA
- a CDS encoding DUF4389 domain-containing protein: protein MKASINNNQVPMNAFRRLLFMALCFALFGVVRFALWTVVLLQFMSHVFTGRPTRIGVKWGEALSAWIFNMMLFMSYSTERMPFPFSAFNATED, encoded by the coding sequence ATGAAAGCCTCTATCAACAATAATCAAGTCCCCATGAATGCCTTTAGGCGCCTGTTATTTATGGCACTGTGTTTTGCACTTTTCGGTGTCGTGCGTTTTGCATTGTGGACTGTCGTGCTGCTCCAGTTTATGTCCCACGTTTTTACCGGCCGCCCCACCCGGATTGGTGTGAAATGGGGCGAGGCCCTGTCGGCGTGGATTTTCAATATGATGCTTTTTATGTCCTATAGCACAGAACGTATGCCTTTCCCGTTTTCGGCTTTCAACGCAACAGAAGACTGA
- a CDS encoding DUF2127 domain-containing protein, producing MGQLLPGKRNSVVEPSHLQDGLRVIAIVEFIKGILILLAGFGVLSLIHHDVQLLAEEIVGHFYLNPASRYPRIFIDLAGQLTDTRLWILAGFAFAYSGLRFIEAYGLWRRRRWAEWFAVVSGALYIPIELFELLAGLSWIKVLTFAVNVGIVSYVGLTLWRSQKNNLSVPA from the coding sequence ATGGGGCAACTTTTACCTGGAAAGCGCAACAGCGTCGTTGAGCCGTCACACTTGCAAGACGGGCTACGTGTGATCGCGATAGTCGAGTTCATCAAAGGCATACTGATCCTGCTGGCGGGATTCGGAGTTCTCTCTCTCATCCATCATGACGTACAACTGTTGGCCGAGGAAATCGTCGGCCATTTTTACCTCAATCCAGCCAGTCGATATCCGCGAATCTTTATCGATCTCGCTGGACAACTTACGGATACGAGGCTTTGGATCCTTGCCGGTTTCGCATTTGCCTACAGCGGTTTGCGGTTTATCGAGGCTTATGGATTATGGCGAAGACGGCGCTGGGCGGAATGGTTCGCAGTGGTGAGCGGCGCGCTTTATATTCCGATCGAGCTCTTTGAGCTGTTGGCCGGGCTCTCGTGGATTAAGGTTTTGACTTTCGCCGTCAATGTAGGGATTGTGTCTTATGTAGGCCTTACACTGTGGCGCTCGCAGAAGAACAATCTGAGTGTGCCGGCGTAG